Part of the Streptomyces sp. RFCAC02 genome is shown below.
AGGTGGGGCGACGCTGGAGGAGTCCCTGGCCCTGTGGGAGCGCGGCGAGGAGCTCGCGCGGATCTGCGGGCAGTGGCTGGAGGGAGCGCGTGCCCGGCTGGACGCGGCGATCGCCGCCGAGGAGGAGCACGCGGCGGGCACCGGCGAGGAGGCCGGGGACGCCGGAGAGCAGGACAGGGCCACCGCGGGCGAGGCATAGCATGACGGGACAGGTTGACCCGTCAACAAGGAGGGTCGGCCCCCCTCGGAAAGGCACCACCCTGATGGCCCTCAGCCTCGACGCCGTCGCCCAGAACCTCCTGTTCCACGAGGCGCACACCGCGCGCTCGTTCACCGACGAACCGGTGACCGACGAGCAGATCCACGAGATCTACGACCTGATCAAGCCTGCGCCGACCGCGTTCAACATCTCCCCCCTGCGCGTGACCG
Proteins encoded:
- a CDS encoding exodeoxyribonuclease VII small subunit, with translation MGYEQARDELVDVVRRLEAGGATLEESLALWERGEELARICGQWLEGARARLDAAIAAEEEHAAGTGEEAGDAGEQDRATAGEA